DNA sequence from the Euwallacea fornicatus isolate EFF26 chromosome 15, ASM4011564v1, whole genome shotgun sequence genome:
GCTATTTCAAGGAAGTACGGTACTTCCTTGGAATAGTGTTGTGTGCGTCTTCAATAACCTGCCTGAGAAATACAAGAGGAAATCATTTCCTATACCTTTTCTAAACCCTACTGGCGAGTTATGTAAGACGGTTACAACGTTGTTCCAACATAGGGTTCAATTAATGTTTCAGTAACAATCATATCATCAAAACACCAAGTGAATCCCCGTGTTGCCCGTTCTATTTCACGCCGTTGCGACAACGGCAGTTGTATGCGAGAAATTATCGCTTTACGCATTtgttcgaaaaatatttagctCCGAAGaacgaaagaaaatattaccaaAAGCTTGGCTAACTAAAGAGCTTTTTACTTAGCCTAGACTAATCATCTGAGAATTCAATCCTATGCAATTCTTCGGTAAAAACAAAAccacataaataattaaaaaggtaaaatttacCTGCAAATACGAGCAATTCTTTCCAATCCAGTTTTCATCGCAAACACATAAGTAGTCTTGTTTGTCTGTGCACTGAGAAGTACAAACGCCATGCTGGCATGTCTCCTTATTTAAGCAAGGATCATCCAAAGCGCAATGATGTCCACACTTTCCGGTATTACCGCAAGTGCATCTGAGGCAATATTCAAATATCTGATGATCCTACCTAAATAGTAGCACTTACCTATAGGAACCTGGTAAGTTTTCGCACGTCCCGCTTCCACATGGAGGTGGCTTTTCTCCGCATTCATCAATATCAATTTCGCACAATAAACCTCGATACCCAGTGTTAGTACAGTTGCAATCGTATCTGGAAATTCCATCAATGCAAATTCCTCCGTTTTGGCACGGGCTGCGGCCGTTCACTGACACGCATTCGTCAATATTTTTCTCGCAAAATCTGCCCTCAAATCCAGGATTGCAGGCACAGTATGGAACCTTTGTGTCATTGCAAAACCCAAACTTGCACTTATCAACCTCGCAAAACGGGGTATCGCATAAAGGCCCCTGCATACCCTCGGTGCAAGAACATGTGAAGTTATTGCCGGTATCTGAGTCTGAAAAATATTCCTGTAAGAAAGCAACAAAAATAAGCTAAACGAGGCTTACTTGGGCCTGTTTTACAAGTAGCCCCATCCCTGCAAGGCCGATTTTCGCATGTAATCAACAAGGGAGCTTCGCACTGTTTTCCCACAAAATCCTCTGGACAGTCGCATTTAAAAGTACCCACTAAATCATGACAAACCCCACCATGCTTACAAGGGTTGCTCTGACACTCATCTATGTCAATTTGGCAGctaaatttaatgcaaaatattaataaaatgtacattaaatgcattaacaaatttgatctttgAATTACTAGCTACAATGcaacaaaactaaaaacacTTGAGGTTTATCAGAATGCAAGTTACATGATTTAAAAGAAACATGAATATCTGcagaaaaaatgtatgaaactCACTGCTCGCCTTCGTATCCCACTGCACACTGGCAATCGTATTTGGCGATTAAGTCAACACAAGTGGCCCCGTTTTCGCACTGATTATTTTCGCACTCATTTATGTCGATTGAACAGTCATCCGCAGTATAACCTGCGACAAAATTGCCCTTCTAAATTGCCCAATTTAATTGCCAAAATTACCTTCGTTGCAGTCGCACTTGTAAGTTTCTGTATTGTTAATACACTGGCCTTGATTATTGCAATCATTATCGTAGCACAAAATACAACCCAAATCCACCTTATCGATCAGAGGCTGCAGCTCGAAGAATTCCTCTGAATACCTAACTTTCGGATATATTTCCTTAGTGGTAAAATACGGCAGCAAAAGCCCGCCGATTCGAATTTCGCTCACGCATCCTTTGAACTTGTCAGTTTTCTTGTTTTGGtcgattttgaataaaaacccGTCGTCAATATACATTTCCGCACTTTCAATTGAATTGCTGACAATAAGCGGATCCACAGTGGTTGTATCAgcttgatttaaataattcgtgGTGTTTAGTTCGGAGTTTTCAATTGCTGCCAAAAGATTAATATGTCAAAGATGGGAAATACTTATAGTTTCTAAACATACCCAACATAAAGTTGAAAGTCTTGTTATCGCTACCAGCTACGTAAATTTCTCCCTCTTTGAACAGCTCAGTCAAGGAAACTACGTCGAACTGGGTACTTTCAATGTTAGGGGATTGGTCCAGAATGTTTTCCTTGAAACCGGCTGAAACATTTTGAGCATAGAAAGTTCTTATGTATATTATATGCAGTAAGAAAGAAAACGCACCATCGcataaatttcagaaaatgcataattaaaaatagtaacaaaatattgattatcTTGTTTTCTcttatgttattttaaggtCTACAAGGTGAAGGTTTGAGGTAAGGTGAAGAAAAATTGCGAAAGAAAGTGAAAtagaaaatactaaaaattgtATAAGTGGTAAGTATGGCAACATTTTTGTATATGTAGAAAATACCTTTAAACGCTTGGTCCTTGAACTGGAAAATCAAAGTCAACCATTGCCCTTCGAACTTGTCCTTCTTAAATCTGTGCGTCATCACGCCCGAACCTAAATTCCACTGAATTACCACTTCATTATGGTAAATAAACACCGTAAAGAAGTCAGCGTTGTTCTTGGCGAATAACAATGTGCCCCATGACCTGCATGAAATTGCTGAAAGATCCTGTGAACAACACAAAGCTGCAGCCTTACCTGGTTCTATAGGTCAACTCAATTTCGTCAACATTAAAATCCCTGCTGGAGTTAGGGAGGATGGTCAGGCCATAAATCAAAGGCTCCTGCTTTCCGTTGAAAGTGGCGTTTGCAATACATTCATACCCGTCTTCCAAATTTTTGCAAACCGCCCCGTCTGGACATCCTTCAATTTCGCAGAATTCCAGCTCTTTGCAGGTTTTGCCCTTAAAACCTTTGATAAAACAAAAGTCAAGTACTGAAAActgctaaaaataataaacaaaatacctCTAGTGCAAATGCACCTATAGTCATTCCAGGTGTTCTCACAAATGCCGTTGTGGTCGCAAGGATTGTCTTCACATAAATCATCGGACACGACCCCCTCGAGAACCAAGGAACGAtcaaaagaaacatttccaaaAGGAGGGGGAATGAACAAGTCTGCTGCGAAAATTGGAAAGAATTCTACTACCATTATACTAGAACCATTACTGATCTGCAAAAAACTCATTTAAACTAAACAcatatgaaataattaaaacttatacttgaacatcctgtataattccCTTGAAATTGACATTGCTAAGAGTGGAAGTGATAGCCGCAGGTGCTGTAGGGGTCACCAAATCTGCTTTTGGGGCTAGATTTTCAGTTGCTTGTCTTACGGAGCGTAACTGCGGCTGTCCACCAAGGAAGAGCACTTGGGCATTCAAAATTCCAGTGGCAGAAATGGTTTTTCTAACGCATGAACATTGAGgacaaataccaaaataataatagaaaaaaaaactacctaAAGTATTCAGTTCCATTTAGCTTTACTTGTACCAAAGTCACATTCCGTATAACTTCAATAAGATGGTTGTAGCCGTTATCTAATTTAACTCCTGAGACTGGGTAAGCTTCTGCCGAGCCGTTGAATTGAATTCGTACAAAGAGTTCccctggaaaaaaaaattattaatcttttttgttgttgtttatatatttgaatGGAAAATTACCGTTTTCAAGTTGGGCTGCCACATAGTTTTCATCAGTGGTAGTTTGACTTCCCATGGCGGAGcccaaataaaatatctgaCCTTTGCCTTGGCGAGTTCGAATGAACATCGATATATCGACGATAGTACGGATGGCCCTTCTTGCAGAATCGAACACATTAACCTttgaaaatgtggaaaaattagATATCCCGGCAGCATATGAATAGAAAAgggagaaagaaaaaaagggtCATACGCAGATTACACAAGAGATAATCTCAAGATATTTGCCAGTGTCTTATAAAAACATGAATTCAGGTTTCCACTTTCTTTAGATTGATATGTTTCATGTGCCAAATTTCACATACCGTAACTAACGAATCAATTATGTCCTCATGCCCAAAAGTAGCTGCTGTATAATTGTATTGGCAAGTATTGCCCAAAAAAGGGCGCGTGCAGGAACAACTGAAATCTCTCCATTTATCAGTACAATGCCCCCCAGAATGACATGGATTCGGTTCGCATTGAGGTTCCCTAACGCACCCAATTTCCGTGTTTTGAAAGGTCAAGTGAGTGGTGTTTATTGACTGAGGAATCACCCAGTCAGAGTTGATTTGAATGTCCTCGGCGCAGCCTTAAATGAACACCAACCAAGTGAATAAAAGTTGTTAAAGATGATTGGAATAATGCAACTTACCGACTAAAAATGGCTGCCCTCTAGTCAGCTTCCTTAGGTTTGAAGGAATGCCCCCAATATAGGTAACtggaaaactgaaaatgaCACTCAACTAAGCTTTAAACTCCAGTTGCTCGCGcgaaatattttacttaaaaaacagaaatttccGAGAAGTTAAACGtctgaaagaaattttttaccttGTTGAAGAGACGTTATAGTTCTCATTAAAAGTGATGGGATAAATAGTCTGCTCTTCATTGGCTCCTAAAACTAAATGGGTGGAATTGATGGCCACAAACACCTTCTGCCAGTTACTGTCATTTAAGTTTGAGCCGATAAAAACACCTTCCCATTTATTGAGGAGACTTGACTGGAGGTTCAAACGACCTCTGGCGAGTTCTAGTATGTAATATGTCAAACCTTTGCCTAAAatcaaattgttaattaagtGCATTTACTACAGAAAATTTGTCTGGTACCTAAAGCCAGCAAACCATCTCCCAATGTAGTTTTGAATCTAAATTGAATGTCATAGCCTTCATCTCTGCTCGTATTAATCGTCACCAAAGAGTTGCCTGCAAATGCACAGtttaaatgcattatttcCACGTAATAAGACAATTTTACCTGCAAAGGACATTGTTGTCTTGTTTTCACAGGTATGTCCGTGAAACCCGTTTGGACAGGAGCAATTAAACTTATGCTCCACTTCGTTGACTAAATAAGGACGACAAATGCCTTTGTTTTGACAGGGCTCGTCGGCACACCCTACTAATTTCACTGAACAATTTTTGCCTCCGTATTCGGGTTCGCAGATGCAAAAATAGTTCGCCACTCTATCGACGCAAGTGCCGCGCACGCAAGGCTCATACTTTTTACACTCATCAATGTCCTGAAAATCCTTTTTAGTCTAGAGTTAAATAATGTGGAAAACTTCTACCTGCTCGCAGTGAGTTCCCTCATATCCATCTTCACATTCACAAGTATAGCCACCAATTTTATCCGTACAAGTTCCATACTGACAGGGACTCGATTCGCACTCGTTTATATTGATTTCACAGTTAGTACCGGTAACTCCAGGTACACACGAACATTCATagctgagaaaaaaaaatggtacgaCTTGGAAAAAggattatttacttaaaacatACCCTTCAGCTTCATCGTAGGAAAAAGGCTTGTGGAAAGCTTTTGGCAGTTCAATACCCAATTTCAAAACAATCTCTGAACTATAAAGAGTAATATTAGATTTTTCCATGCAGAGTCCACCGAATTTACACGGGCTGCTTTCGCATTCGTTAATGTCCACTTCGCAGTTTTTGCCTTCATAGccctaaaaattgaaactaaaataaagTTAAGCTGTTATATCATATTACTCGCCTTATAACAATTGCAGTCGTAATCTTTGACTTTATCCAGACATTCTGCCCCATTGAGGCAGGGATATCCTTGGCAATCGTCGATATTAATCTCGCAGTGTAGTCCTTCGTAACCGGTATCGGTGCAGTTACAAGTATACTCATTGAGACCATCGATGCATCCAGCTCCGTTATGGCACGGACTCGACtacaaaaaatgtctaaaactGATCTCAGCATATATACCAAAACTTACTTCGCAATCATCAATGTTAATATTACAAGTTTTGCCGGTTAGTCCTGGTGGACAAATGCAGgcaaaatcatttatttgGTCCTTGCATGTAGCTCCGCCCATACAAGGGTTCGACGCACATTCATCGATTTCTTCACTGCAATTCCTACCCTTATaactacaaaatatttaaattttaaaaattaaatcatttggATTGTAACGGAAGTACCCAGGCAAACAGGAGCAAGTGTAGTTATTCATTAAGTCAATGCAAGTTGCTTGGTTTTGACAGGGCTGTGGAAGACACTCATCGATATCAATTTCGCACCTAAAAAGTAAATCTTTGCAACATAAACAATAAGAGAAATTTGCAAGTAAAGCAcccagttttttttccaaccTGTGGCGTTGCGTGCTTCgaacttcatttttcaactaCTCCATTAACCTAAACACTCACCTTAATCCCGTAAATCCGGGCTCACAATAACACCGAAAACTACCAACGGTATTAACACACAAACCAGTGTTGCAAATTTGGGTATTGGGTATGCTGCACTCATCGACATCCAAGTCGCAAAGAGGACCTGTGAAGCCAGGATTACATTCACAGGTCCACTTGTTACTAGTTGAATCCACTATACAGGACCCGTTAACGCAAGGACCCTTAGAACAAGGGTCTATGTCCACGGTACAATCATCACCAGTAAAGCCCAGTGGGCAGCGGCATTCGTAATCGTTGATCAAATCATAGCATACCTGGAAATACAAGATTTGTAAACTATTTAGACTCCAATAGTAGGAGATATTTACTTGACCATAGGGACACGAAACTCCTTTGCAATCATCTTtgttaatttcacacttaggCCCATCGAATCCGGGTAAACATCGGCAGGTGTAGTCATGTCTGTTTGTTGAAAGACATGTGGCGTTGTTCTGAAATAACATGtatgagttttattttattttaatttatttttgtttaatatataGAATAGTCGACCTGGCATGGTTCTAGCTCGCAAACATCATAGGGCCTCTCACATAACACTCCCATCCAATCATCAGTGCAATTGCAGTAGAAAGAATTTACTCTATCAAAGCAAACTCCTCCATTACGACAGGGATTTGATTGGCATTCGTCAGTATTGGTTTGACAGTAGGTGCCTGGAAAATCCATATAACGTTATACCCcatcaacatttattttatagcggttttataaaaatcaaacacTGCAATAAAATGAGCGGCTTTCATGAATAACAATAGCGTATTAGAAGCCAGATAACACGAACATAACATTACTTCAATCTCATCGGTACACAGGTAACACAGAAATTTCATACAATAATCTCGTGCAAATATGGAGCAAACTAACCAAAGCATCAGCAcctaaataaatcaaaacctTACAAGCAGACACGATGTTTAATTTGAGCATTACAGTACTCTAACCTTTGAACCCTGTTCTGCAAAGGCAAGTAAACCCCAATGCCCTTTCTAAACAAACTCCGTAATTTTGACAGGGATTACTGAAGCACGGGCCGATTTTAAGCTCACAATTTGTGCCGGCCCATCCAGAGGCGCAGGTGCAGTAATAACCACCCAGCTGTGAAAAAGTGAAAGTTGTTAATTAACTACTCTGATTAAAGAGGCAAATAGTTAAGTGCAAACTAGTGCGACTTGGCGAGGAAGCTATAGTGAAATGAGAAAAACAATACAAGTAGGTCATTTAGCGCACTTAGGACATGGTCATCTAAACTCCTCCAGTAGCAAAAATACGCGTTGCACCCCTATAAAATTAACTTACATAGTCCTGACAAGATATTGCATGCACACAAGGCAAGTTGACACATGCAACTCTCCTAtcgcaattttttccaatccATCCATTGCCGCAGAGGCAATAAGATTTCCTACCGTTACTAATGCAAGAACCGCCGTTTTGACAAACATTATCGCGTTTTTCAGGAGACATATCTAAGTGGGTCAAAGACGGCATGCAAAAATTGGAATAAAAGGACAATTTATGAAATTGTGAAGGTTTGAAGTTTTACCTGAATATCCTGGGGGACAGGAACAGTTAATATTTCCGTTTATGATATTACAAAATCCTCCATTTTTGCAAGGATTGTTCGAGCACAAGGATATGGACTTGCAATCGGGAAATTCCCCTGGAAACTCGGGTTTGCAGACACAAGCAGCTCCACTCAGGGAGTCTTGCATGCATTCGCCCATACGTCCACAATTCAGCATGTCACAATGCCTCTGCTGTCTGTTCTCTACTTCACAATTTTCCCCAAAATAACCAGGAAGACATTTGCACTCGTAGCCCGGTTGTTTGCTCACACAAATCCCGTTATTGAAGCAAGGTTGTGAAGCACAGTCGTCAATAACCTGTTGggagtattaaaaaattatttattggtcGGAGTTGAGGAAAAATACCCACATTTTGGCAATTTTTGCCTCCAAAACCAGGAGCACATTGGCACAAATATGAGCCATATGTATCAAAGCAAACACCTCCATTCAGACAAGGGTTGGCGACGCACTCATTGATGTTAACTTCACAGAGTCTCCCGGTGTAGCCAGTACGAGTGCAGTCACAattgaagttattgagttCGTCCGTACAAATGCCGCCTAATTATAAATCAATTAGTACAATGTAATTGAACAAGCGAATGAAACTAaggaattgaaaataattgtgaaaCTTGCCATTTAAACAAGGTTTGTTTGCACAATCGTCGATGTCCAACTCGCAATTTGGTCCACTAAAACCTGGTTTGCAAGTGCACCTAAATGCGCCAGTGTCAAAGCTCACGTCGCACATGCCTCCATTAAGGCAATGATTCACCTGTAAGAGGATGCATTATTATATAATCTCAAAATTGGATACTGACTTAAATCGCTTTAAACAGGTGAAAACTAAAGCTGAACTTAAGGTTTGATGCTCATCATTGGAAGGGTACCTGTACTACATCAAGCATTTGTGTAGAAATACTTTACCTTGCATAATGGATGTGTCAGCAACTCAACCTCACAACTCCTTCCAGTAAATCCAGGCGCACAAACACAATCATAATCTCCCTTTTGATCTGAAATACACGTGCCGCCGTTTCTACAATAGGGTGGCCTTTTCTCACATGGATTTCCCGAGTcgatttcacaatttttacCTAAAATCACACATTAACACTTAACTCTAAATCTCAAACAAGAAACCTAACCTGTATATCTGGGCATGCATGCACAAGTATAGGTATTATGATTGTAGTCGTTGATGCAAGTTCCATGTCTCATGCAAGGCTCATTCAGGCAATAATCTATTTTCGTCATCTTTTCAGCGGGTGTGCAGCTATCTATTGGAATTGggcatttttcgaaaatgacaTTGTGATTAACGTAAATGAGACGAGGGTCAAAGACCACTGAAGGACCTTCTAAGAGGCACCCGTTAAAGTTCTTGCCTACCAGCAGCACTGACGCTACCATATCGTCATACAGTTTGCTGCTGGTCAGTAGATTTGTGTTATAGCTGGAATTTGCTATGACCTGAAAtacgattatttatttttggcaaGAGAATATgattttacgtaaaaattaCCTCTATATTACCATCAACGTTTATAGTTAAGTTCCCAACGGAGTATTGTAGGAATACTGTGTGCCATTTATTGTTCACAAAGTTTCCAAAAACTATTTCTTCATAAGAATTACCGTCAACTTTCGCTCTAAATAAAACTCCTTTCTTGTTTACTAGAAGCTCGATGGATTCCTCGGTTTGCTGCTGCGATAGCAAATTTCCTCCTACAAATACGTTATCAACTTTATGAGACCTTCGAgg
Encoded proteins:
- the crb gene encoding protein crumbs isoform X2, with the translated sequence MGTLNLKICSFFYLLVLYVLKCHCLNEVSTPSGQPEAYFNSSSYLRLQNSINLRKPVGLSFRTCYGGNLLSQQQTEESIELLVNKKGVLFRAKVDGNSYEEIVFGNFVNNKWHTVFLQYSVGNLTINVDGNIEVIANSSYNTNLLTSSKLYDDMVASVLLVGKNFNGCLLEGPSVVFDPRLIYVNHNVIFEKCPIPIDSCTPAEKMTKIDYCLNEPCMRHGTCINDYNHNTYTCACMPRYTGKNCEIDSGNPCEKRPPYCRNGGTCISDQKGDYDCVCAPGFTGRSCEVELLTHPLCKVNHCLNGGMCDVSFDTGAFRCTCKPGFSGPNCELDIDDCANKPCLNGGICTDELNNFNCDCTRTGYTGRLCEVNINECVANPCLNGGVCFDTYGSYLCQCAPGFGGKNCQNVIDDCASQPCFNNGICVSKQPGYECKCLPGYFGENCEVENRQQRHCDMLNCGRMGECMQDSLSGAACVCKPEFPGEFPDCKSISLCSNNPCKNGGFCNIINGNINCSCPPGYSGTYCQTNTDECQSNPCRNGGVCFDRVNSFYCNCTDDWMGVLCERPYDVCELEPCQNNATCLSTNRHDYTCRCLPGFDGPKCEINKDDCKGVSCPYGQVCYDLINDYECRCPLGFTGDDCTVDIDPCSKGPCVNGSCIVDSTSNKWTCECNPGFTGPLCDLDVDECSIPNTQICNTGLCVNTVGSFRCYCEPGFTGLRCEIDIDECLPQPCQNQATCIDLMNNYTCSCLPGYKGRNCSEEIDECASNPCMGGATCKDQINDFACICPPGLTGKTCNINIDDCESSPCHNGAGCIDGLNEYTCNCTDTGYEGLHCEINIDDCQGYPCLNGAECLDKVKDYDCNCYKGYEGKNCEVDINECESSPCKFGGLCMEKSNITLYSSEIVLKLGIELPKAFHKPFSYDEAEGYECSCVPGVTGTNCEININECESSPCQYGTCTDKIGGYTCECEDGYEGTHCEQDIDECKKYEPCVRGTCVDRVANYFCICEPEYGGKNCSVKLVGCADEPCQNKGICRPYLVNEVEHKFNCSCPNGFHGHTCENKTTMSFAGNSLVTINTSRDEGYDIQFRFKTTLGDGLLALGKGLTYYILELARGRLNLQSSLLNKWEGVFIGSNLNDSNWQKVFVAINSTHLVLGANEEQTIYPITFNENYNVSSTSFPVTYIGGIPSNLRKLTRGQPFLVGCAEDIQINSDWVIPQSINTTHLTFQNTEIGCVREPQCEPNPCHSGGHCTDKWRDFSCSCTRPFLGNTCQYNYTAATFGHEDIIDSLVTVNVFDSARRAIRTIVDISMFIRTRQGKGQIFYLGSAMGSQTTTDENYVAAQLENGELFVRIQFNGSAEAYPVSGVKLDNGYNHLIEVIRNVTLVQVKLNGTEYFRKTISATGILNAQVLFLGGQPQLRSVRQATENLAPKADLVTPTAPAAITSTLSNVNFKGIIQDVQISNGSSIMVVEFFPIFAADLFIPPPFGNVSFDRSLVLEGVVSDDLCEDNPCDHNGICENTWNDYRCICTRGFKGKTCKELEFCEIEGCPDGAVCKNLEDGYECIANATFNGKQEPLIYGLTILPNSSRDFNVDEIELTYRTRSWGTLLFAKNNADFFTVFIYHNEVVIQWNLGSGVMTHRFKKDKFEGQWLTLIFQFKDQAFKAGFKENILDQSPNIESTQFDVVSLTELFKEGEIYVAGSDNKTFNFMLAIENSELNTTNYLNQADTTTVDPLIVSNSIESAEMYIDDGFLFKIDQNKKTDKFKGCVSEIRIGGLLLPYFTTKEIYPKVRYSEEFFELQPLIDKVDLGCILCYDNDCNNQGQCINNTETYKCDCNEGYTADDCSIDINECENNQCENGATCVDLIAKYDCQCAVGYEGEHCQIDIDECQSNPCKHGGVCHDLVGTFKCDCPEDFVGKQCEAPLLITCENRPCRDGATCKTGPNSDTGNNFTCSCTEGMQGPLCDTPFCEVDKCKFGFCNDTKVPYCACNPGFEGRFCEKNIDECVSVNGRSPCQNGGICIDGISRYDCNCTNTGYRGLLCEIDIDECGEKPPPCGSGTCENLPGSYRCTCGNTGKCGHHCALDDPCLNKETCQHGVCTSQCTDKQDYLCVCDENWIGKNCSYLQEAVTRADSEINILYIIVPVVLILILGFLIGMIILVNVARSKRATRGTYSPSAQEFCNPRVELDHVLKPPPEERLI
- the crb gene encoding protein crumbs isoform X1, which produces MGTLNLKICSFFYLLVLYVLKCHCLNEVSTPSGQPEAYFNSSSYLRLQNSINLRKPVGLSFRTCYGGNLLSQQQTEESIELLVNKKGVLFRAKVDGNSYEEIVFGNFVNNKWHTVFLQYSVGNLTINVDGNIEVIANSSYNTNLLTSSKLYDDMVASVLLVGKNFNGCLLEGPSVVFDPRLIYVNHNVIFEKCPIPIDSCTPAEKMTKIDYCLNEPCMRHGTCINDYNHNTYTCACMPRYTGKNCEIDSGNPCEKRPPYCRNGGTCISDQKGDYDCVCAPGFTGRSCEVELLTHPLCKVNHCLNGGMCDVSFDTGAFRCTCKPGFSGPNCELDIDDCANKPCLNGGICTDELNNFNCDCTRTGYTGRLCEVNINECVANPCLNGGVCFDTYGSYLCQCAPGFGGKNCQNVIDDCASQPCFNNGICVSKQPGYECKCLPGYFGENCEVENRQQRHCDMLNCGRMGECMQDSLSGAACVCKPEFPGEFPDCKSISLCSNNPCKNGGFCNIINGNINCSCPPGYSDMSPEKRDNVCQNGGSCISNGRKSYCLCGNGWIGKNCDRRVACVNLPCVHAISCQDYLGGYYCTCASGWAGTNCELKIGPCFSNPCQNYGVCLERALGFTCLCRTGFKGTYCQTNTDECQSNPCRNGGVCFDRVNSFYCNCTDDWMGVLCERPYDVCELEPCQNNATCLSTNRHDYTCRCLPGFDGPKCEINKDDCKGVSCPYGQVCYDLINDYECRCPLGFTGDDCTVDIDPCSKGPCVNGSCIVDSTSNKWTCECNPGFTGPLCDLDVDECSIPNTQICNTGLCVNTVGSFRCYCEPGFTGLRCEIDIDECLPQPCQNQATCIDLMNNYTCSCLPGYKGRNCSEEIDECASNPCMGGATCKDQINDFACICPPGLTGKTCNINIDDCESSPCHNGAGCIDGLNEYTCNCTDTGYEGLHCEINIDDCQGYPCLNGAECLDKVKDYDCNCYKGYEGKNCEVDINECESSPCKFGGLCMEKSNITLYSSEIVLKLGIELPKAFHKPFSYDEAEGYECSCVPGVTGTNCEININECESSPCQYGTCTDKIGGYTCECEDGYEGTHCEQDIDECKKYEPCVRGTCVDRVANYFCICEPEYGGKNCSVKLVGCADEPCQNKGICRPYLVNEVEHKFNCSCPNGFHGHTCENKTTMSFAGNSLVTINTSRDEGYDIQFRFKTTLGDGLLALGKGLTYYILELARGRLNLQSSLLNKWEGVFIGSNLNDSNWQKVFVAINSTHLVLGANEEQTIYPITFNENYNVSSTSFPVTYIGGIPSNLRKLTRGQPFLVGCAEDIQINSDWVIPQSINTTHLTFQNTEIGCVREPQCEPNPCHSGGHCTDKWRDFSCSCTRPFLGNTCQYNYTAATFGHEDIIDSLVTVNVFDSARRAIRTIVDISMFIRTRQGKGQIFYLGSAMGSQTTTDENYVAAQLENGELFVRIQFNGSAEAYPVSGVKLDNGYNHLIEVIRNVTLVQVKLNGTEYFRKTISATGILNAQVLFLGGQPQLRSVRQATENLAPKADLVTPTAPAAITSTLSNVNFKGIIQDVQISNGSSIMVVEFFPIFAADLFIPPPFGNVSFDRSLVLEGVVSDDLCEDNPCDHNGICENTWNDYRCICTRGFKGKTCKELEFCEIEGCPDGAVCKNLEDGYECIANATFNGKQEPLIYGLTILPNSSRDFNVDEIELTYRTRSWGTLLFAKNNADFFTVFIYHNEVVIQWNLGSGVMTHRFKKDKFEGQWLTLIFQFKDQAFKAGFKENILDQSPNIESTQFDVVSLTELFKEGEIYVAGSDNKTFNFMLAIENSELNTTNYLNQADTTTVDPLIVSNSIESAEMYIDDGFLFKIDQNKKTDKFKGCVSEIRIGGLLLPYFTTKEIYPKVRYSEEFFELQPLIDKVDLGCILCYDNDCNNQGQCINNTETYKCDCNEGYTADDCSIDINECENNQCENGATCVDLIAKYDCQCAVGYEGEHCQIDIDECQSNPCKHGGVCHDLVGTFKCDCPEDFVGKQCEAPLLITCENRPCRDGATCKTGPNSDTGNNFTCSCTEGMQGPLCDTPFCEVDKCKFGFCNDTKVPYCACNPGFEGRFCEKNIDECVSVNGRSPCQNGGICIDGISRYDCNCTNTGYRGLLCEIDIDECGEKPPPCGSGTCENLPGSYRCTCGNTGKCGHHCALDDPCLNKETCQHGVCTSQCTDKQDYLCVCDENWIGKNCSYLQEAVTRADSEINILYIIVPVVLILILGFLIGMIILVNVARSKRATRGTYSPSAQEFCNPRVELDHVLKPPPEERLI